Proteins encoded by one window of Brevibacterium atlanticum:
- the clpS gene encoding ATP-dependent Clp protease adapter ClpS gives MSNPTTPVLEPDVDVRPAEDLAKPWRTVVFNDPVNLMSYVSFVFQSYFGYSEDKADSLMLEVHENGRSVVATGGREAMERDTQAMHEYGLWAACQPDSGSD, from the coding sequence GTGAGCAATCCAACGACACCAGTGCTGGAGCCGGACGTCGACGTCCGACCGGCCGAAGACCTGGCCAAGCCCTGGCGGACGGTGGTCTTCAACGACCCGGTCAACCTCATGAGCTATGTCAGCTTCGTGTTCCAGAGCTACTTCGGCTACTCCGAGGACAAGGCCGACTCCCTGATGCTCGAAGTCCACGAGAACGGCCGCTCCGTCGTCGCCACGGGTGGCCGCGAAGCCATGGAGCGCGACACCCAGGCGATGCACGAATACGGCTTGTGGGCCGCTTGCCAACCCGATTCAGGATCCGACTGA
- a CDS encoding DUF2017 family protein — MAAIDARGDDIVLRLEDNERSLMLTVFTDLAALLSETDDDADRPDSENWEARLGLVDRPRPEDPALLRLLPDVDPEDAERSAEFRRLTEYDLKQAKAHNVRIVLLGLSKGNDITLNRDEVLAWMKGLNDLRLVFAVRLGIDTEEAQEEKYAHREDLSESEDLTLTLYDFLTWIQDRLTTTLLDQAQGDDET; from the coding sequence ATGGCCGCTATCGACGCTCGTGGGGACGACATCGTCCTCAGACTCGAGGACAACGAACGTTCTCTCATGCTCACGGTCTTCACCGACCTCGCAGCACTCCTGTCGGAGACCGATGACGATGCCGATCGACCGGATTCGGAGAACTGGGAAGCCCGTCTGGGACTCGTCGACCGTCCTCGCCCCGAGGATCCGGCGCTGCTGCGTCTGCTGCCCGACGTCGACCCCGAGGACGCGGAACGCTCCGCCGAGTTCCGGCGACTGACCGAATACGACCTCAAACAGGCCAAGGCGCACAATGTGCGCATCGTGCTGTTGGGACTGAGCAAGGGCAACGACATCACCCTGAACCGCGACGAGGTCTTGGCCTGGATGAAGGGACTCAACGACCTGCGGCTCGTGTTCGCCGTGCGCCTGGGCATCGATACCGAGGAAGCGCAGGAGGAGAAGTACGCTCACCGCGAGGACCTCTCCGAATCGGAGGACCTCACCCTGACCCTGTACGATTTCCTGACCTGGATTCAGGACCGACTGACGACGACCTTGCTGGACCAGGCGCAAGGGGATGACGAGACATGA
- a CDS encoding DUF3039 domain-containing protein — MTIPASGGSATIEREQSEQLVEPGDHERFSHYAPKDKIMESMVTGTPLIALCGKVWVPTRDPERFPICPKCKEIYETMSEGPQE; from the coding sequence ATGACCATTCCAGCTTCAGGCGGTTCAGCAACGATCGAGCGCGAGCAGTCCGAGCAGCTTGTCGAGCCCGGAGACCACGAGCGCTTCAGCCACTACGCTCCCAAGGACAAGATCATGGAGTCCATGGTGACCGGGACTCCGTTGATCGCCTTGTGCGGAAAGGTGTGGGTCCCCACCCGCGACCCAGAGCGGTTCCCGATCTGCCCCAAGTGCAAAGAGATCTACGAGACGATGTCCGAAGGACCCCAGGAGTAG
- a CDS encoding nicotinate phosphoribosyltransferase: MSDLTRADSTAFFTDQYELTMVQAALESGAAHRKSLFEVFGRTLPAGRRYGVVAGTGRILEMIRDFRFDDAELSYLSREQIVDDRTIDWLSNYRFSGTIRGYAEGEIYFPGSPLLTIESTFAEGVILETLILSAMNYDCAVASAASRMAQAAGDRPCAEMGGRRTNEHAAVAAARAAVIGGFASTSNLAAGLRYGLRTIGTSAHSFTLLHDSEREAFAAQLKSLGQDTTLLLDTYDVEEALATAVELAGTDLGGVRIDSGDLIEQAREVRDGLDRLGAHDTTITVTSDLDEYAIAALAASPVDSYGVGTRVVTGSGAPAAGLVYKLVARADEAGEWTSVAKHSSGKPSRGGHKEALRLIDGAIAVEEAVGIPSLPGDVGEGRRLSVDLVIDGEIDEAFIGAAGVKKACARHDESLAELPRSARRLQDGEPAIPTIFYTA, encoded by the coding sequence ATGAGTGATCTCACACGCGCCGATTCGACGGCATTCTTCACGGATCAGTACGAATTGACGATGGTGCAGGCCGCCTTGGAATCGGGCGCTGCACACCGCAAGAGCCTCTTCGAAGTCTTCGGCCGCACGCTTCCTGCCGGTCGTCGCTACGGTGTCGTCGCCGGCACCGGCCGGATCCTCGAGATGATCCGGGACTTCCGCTTCGACGACGCCGAGCTGTCGTATCTCAGCCGTGAGCAGATCGTCGACGATCGCACCATCGACTGGCTCTCGAACTACCGGTTCTCCGGGACTATCCGCGGCTATGCCGAAGGCGAGATCTACTTCCCCGGCTCACCGCTGCTGACCATCGAATCGACGTTCGCCGAGGGTGTCATCCTCGAGACGCTCATCCTCTCAGCGATGAACTACGACTGTGCGGTCGCCTCGGCGGCTTCCCGGATGGCGCAGGCAGCCGGTGATCGTCCGTGCGCGGAGATGGGCGGACGACGCACGAACGAGCATGCCGCAGTGGCGGCGGCTCGGGCGGCCGTCATCGGCGGTTTCGCGTCGACGTCGAATCTGGCCGCTGGCCTCAGGTACGGACTGCGTACGATCGGGACCTCGGCGCATTCCTTCACCCTCCTCCACGACTCCGAACGTGAGGCCTTCGCTGCTCAGCTGAAGTCGCTGGGTCAGGACACGACGCTCCTGCTCGACACCTACGACGTCGAGGAGGCGCTGGCGACTGCGGTCGAGCTCGCCGGGACGGATCTCGGCGGGGTGCGGATCGATTCCGGGGATCTCATCGAACAGGCCAGGGAGGTCCGGGACGGTCTCGACCGCCTCGGCGCCCATGACACGACGATCACGGTCACGAGCGACCTCGACGAGTACGCGATCGCAGCGCTGGCGGCCTCCCCCGTCGATTCCTACGGAGTCGGCACCCGTGTCGTCACCGGTTCCGGAGCACCGGCGGCCGGCTTGGTGTACAAGCTCGTGGCGCGCGCCGACGAAGCCGGGGAATGGACGTCCGTGGCGAAGCATTCGTCCGGCAAACCCTCACGGGGCGGTCACAAGGAAGCCCTGAGACTCATCGACGGTGCGATCGCCGTCGAGGAGGCCGTCGGCATTCCGTCCCTGCCGGGAGACGTCGGTGAGGGGCGTCGTCTCAGCGTCGATCTCGTCATCGACGGTGAGATCGACGAAGCGTTCATCGGGGCGGCCGGTGTGAAGAAGGCCTGTGCACGACACGACGAGTCACTGGCCGAACTGCCGCGCTCGGCACGCCGTCTGCAGGACGGCGAGCCGGCCATTCCGACGATCTTCTACACGGCCTGA
- the gdhA gene encoding NADP-specific glutamate dehydrogenase codes for MSLHPSLQPIFDTVLQRNPGESEFHQAVQEVLHSLGPVVDKHPEYLELSALERLCEPERQIIFRVPWLDDSGVVQINRAFRVQFNSALGPYKGGLRFHPTVNLGIVKFLGFEQIFKNAITGLPIGGGKGGSDFDPKGRSDREVMRFCQSFMTELYRHIGEYRDVPAGDIGVGGREIGYLFGQYKRITNSYEAGVLTGKGLSYGGSMVRTEATGFGVVYFLKDMLAAAKKNIDGRTVSVSGSGNVAVFAAEKVNAFGGTVITMSDSSGFIHDPDGIDTELVKRIKFEERGRISEYVEQRGGRATYHEGGNVWDVEVDVALPCATQNELDGDSAATLVKNGVIALAEGANMPCTPEAARIFSEAGVLFAPGKAANAGGVATSALEMQQNASRDSWDFDFTEARLAEIMGDVHDSCAAAADEFGSPGDYVAGANIAGFIRVSEAMLAQGVV; via the coding sequence ATGAGTCTACATCCATCACTGCAGCCAATCTTCGACACAGTTCTCCAGCGCAATCCCGGAGAGTCGGAGTTTCACCAAGCGGTACAGGAAGTTCTCCATTCCCTTGGTCCTGTCGTGGACAAGCATCCCGAATACCTCGAACTCTCGGCGCTCGAGCGTCTGTGCGAGCCCGAACGCCAGATCATCTTCCGTGTCCCCTGGCTCGATGACTCCGGTGTCGTTCAGATCAACCGTGCCTTCCGGGTCCAGTTCAACTCGGCTCTCGGCCCCTATAAGGGCGGACTGCGCTTCCACCCGACCGTCAACCTCGGCATCGTCAAGTTCCTCGGCTTCGAACAGATCTTCAAGAACGCCATCACCGGACTGCCCATCGGCGGCGGCAAGGGCGGATCGGACTTCGACCCGAAGGGCCGCAGCGACCGTGAGGTCATGCGTTTCTGCCAGTCATTCATGACCGAGCTCTACCGCCACATCGGCGAATACCGTGACGTGCCGGCAGGCGACATCGGCGTCGGCGGTCGCGAGATCGGCTACCTCTTCGGACAGTACAAGCGGATCACGAACTCGTACGAGGCCGGTGTGCTCACCGGCAAGGGCCTGTCCTACGGCGGCTCCATGGTGCGCACGGAGGCGACGGGATTCGGTGTCGTCTACTTCCTCAAGGACATGCTCGCCGCCGCGAAGAAGAACATCGACGGGCGCACCGTCTCCGTCTCCGGATCGGGCAACGTCGCGGTCTTCGCCGCCGAGAAGGTCAACGCATTCGGCGGCACTGTCATCACCATGTCCGACTCCTCGGGATTCATCCATGATCCGGACGGCATCGACACCGAGCTCGTCAAGCGCATCAAGTTCGAAGAGCGCGGCCGCATCTCCGAGTACGTCGAGCAGCGCGGTGGGCGCGCCACCTACCACGAAGGCGGCAACGTCTGGGACGTCGAGGTCGATGTCGCACTCCCATGTGCGACGCAGAACGAGCTCGACGGTGACTCGGCCGCAACGCTGGTGAAGAACGGAGTCATCGCCCTTGCCGAAGGTGCGAACATGCCGTGCACGCCGGAAGCCGCGAGAATCTTCTCCGAGGCGGGCGTCCTCTTCGCCCCGGGCAAGGCGGCGAATGCCGGCGGCGTCGCCACCAGCGCACTGGAGATGCAGCAGAACGCCAGCCGCGACTCGTGGGACTTCGACTTCACCGAGGCACGTCTGGCCGAGATCATGGGGGACGTGCACGACAGCTGTGCAGCCGCCGCCGACGAGTTCGGCTCACCCGGTGACTATGTCGCCGGCGCCAACATCGCCGGATTCATCCGCGTCTCCGAGGCGATGCTCGCCCAGGGAGTCGTGTGA
- a CDS encoding MBL fold metallo-hydrolase yields MKLTAIGTAGSFPGRGALASCYLIESDEETPTRIILDLGSGALSPLQQTIDTDRLSGIVLSHLHPDHCMDMTGLYVKHCFDPKYFNGDISDTGTIRTRTPVLAPPSAKERLTRAYYTDPGRSPVANGGDDSDFDHAFEFSDLDHGSRHQIGTLTIESFLVDHPVEAYALRITDAKGSVITYSGDSDECDNLVAAAKDADLFLCEAAFQEDRDTARGIHLTGKRAGRVAQNAEVASLVLTHIPTWTDCSIVRGEAAGEFRGPIELAKPGATWTV; encoded by the coding sequence ATGAAACTCACTGCCATCGGCACTGCCGGCTCCTTCCCCGGGCGAGGCGCCCTCGCCAGCTGCTATCTCATCGAATCCGACGAGGAGACGCCCACCCGCATCATCCTCGATCTCGGCTCGGGTGCGCTCAGCCCGCTCCAGCAGACGATCGACACCGACCGCCTGTCGGGAATCGTGCTCAGCCACCTGCACCCGGATCACTGCATGGACATGACCGGGCTCTACGTCAAGCACTGCTTCGATCCGAAGTACTTCAACGGCGACATCTCCGACACGGGCACGATCCGCACCCGCACCCCGGTCCTCGCCCCTCCCAGTGCGAAGGAGCGGCTGACGCGCGCCTACTACACCGATCCCGGTCGCTCACCGGTCGCCAACGGGGGAGACGATTCGGACTTCGACCACGCCTTCGAATTCTCCGATCTCGATCACGGCAGCCGACACCAGATCGGTACGCTGACGATCGAGTCCTTCCTCGTCGATCATCCCGTCGAGGCCTACGCGCTGCGCATCACCGATGCCAAAGGCAGCGTCATCACCTACTCCGGGGACAGCGACGAATGCGACAACCTCGTCGCCGCCGCGAAGGATGCCGACCTCTTCCTCTGCGAAGCGGCATTCCAAGAGGACCGCGACACCGCCCGAGGCATCCACCTCACCGGAAAGCGGGCCGGGCGAGTGGCCCAGAACGCCGAGGTGGCCTCTCTCGTGCTCACCCACATCCCGACCTGGACCGACTGCTCCATCGTCCGCGGTGAGGCAGCCGGCGAATTCCGCGGTCCCATCGAACTCGCGAAACCGGGAGCCACCTGGACGGTGTGA
- a CDS encoding DEAD/DEAH box helicase yields the protein MSAERLPSAPGTSAAEQLPPAFPERAAWGTAGKLRAWQAEALELYFQKQPKDFLAVATPGAGKTTFALRLAAELLAQRVVNRVTVVAPTEHLKVQWADSAARVGIKLDPHFKNSQGRHAPGFHGVALTYAQVAAKPVLHHNRTAAGRTLVILDEVHHGGDALSWGDAVREAFGPAVRRLSLTGTPFRSDTSPIPFVTYAPDENGIRTSVADYSYGYGRALKDSVVRPVLFLAYAGAMSWRTKAGDEMSHVLGEETTKDINAQAWRTALDPKGDWIPAVLKAADLRLTEVRRTVPDAGGLVIATDQEAARAYAKRLHDITGEKPTVVLSDEAGASERIEQFQNSTDRWMVAVRMVSEGVDVPRLCVGVYATSSSTPLFFAQAIGRFVRARKRGETASVFLPSVPVLLALANTMEVERDHALDRPRNEDENDVVVFDEQAMEQANRNEGASSDQLGSFEALGAEALFDRVLYDGGEFGTGGAIGSEDELDFIGIPGLLEPDQVHELLRTQQARQAKRKTAAGPPEPETATSELEHRAMKEERNQLQSLVGAWSRRTGTPHQNVHVELRKACGGPAVAQATREQIQARIAKLQGWFVGKK from the coding sequence ATGTCCGCGGAACGTCTCCCATCAGCACCAGGGACCTCCGCTGCAGAACAACTTCCACCGGCTTTTCCCGAACGCGCCGCTTGGGGAACGGCCGGAAAGTTGCGTGCCTGGCAGGCGGAGGCCCTCGAACTCTACTTCCAGAAGCAGCCCAAGGACTTCCTGGCCGTCGCGACCCCCGGGGCCGGTAAGACCACATTCGCTCTGCGTCTGGCGGCCGAACTCCTGGCCCAGCGGGTCGTCAACCGCGTCACCGTCGTCGCCCCCACCGAACACCTCAAGGTGCAGTGGGCAGATTCGGCGGCGCGTGTGGGCATCAAACTCGACCCCCACTTCAAGAACTCGCAGGGCAGACATGCGCCCGGATTCCACGGAGTGGCCCTGACCTACGCCCAGGTGGCGGCGAAGCCGGTCCTCCACCACAACCGGACCGCCGCCGGCCGCACCCTCGTCATCCTCGACGAGGTCCACCACGGCGGTGACGCGCTGTCATGGGGTGACGCGGTCCGGGAGGCCTTCGGTCCGGCCGTGCGCCGACTGTCCCTGACCGGAACCCCGTTCCGGTCGGACACGTCGCCGATCCCGTTCGTCACCTATGCTCCCGACGAGAACGGCATCCGCACCTCGGTGGCGGACTACTCCTACGGGTACGGCCGCGCGCTCAAGGACTCCGTCGTCCGCCCCGTCCTCTTCCTCGCCTACGCCGGAGCCATGTCCTGGCGGACCAAGGCCGGCGACGAGATGTCACACGTGCTCGGCGAGGAGACGACGAAGGACATCAACGCCCAGGCGTGGCGCACAGCGCTCGACCCGAAGGGCGACTGGATCCCCGCCGTGCTCAAGGCCGCTGACCTCCGACTGACCGAGGTCCGCCGCACCGTCCCCGACGCCGGCGGCCTCGTCATCGCCACCGACCAGGAGGCGGCCCGCGCCTACGCCAAACGCCTCCACGACATCACCGGCGAGAAGCCGACGGTCGTGCTCTCCGACGAGGCCGGCGCCTCGGAGCGGATCGAGCAGTTCCAGAACTCCACCGACCGTTGGATGGTGGCCGTGCGCATGGTCTCCGAAGGCGTCGACGTCCCACGTCTGTGTGTCGGCGTCTACGCGACCTCGTCATCGACCCCGCTGTTCTTCGCGCAGGCGATCGGACGCTTCGTGCGTGCTCGCAAGCGCGGAGAGACCGCCTCGGTGTTCCTGCCCTCCGTGCCGGTTCTGCTTGCCTTGGCCAACACGATGGAAGTCGAACGCGACCACGCCCTCGATCGCCCGAGGAACGAGGACGAGAACGATGTCGTCGTCTTCGACGAGCAGGCCATGGAACAGGCGAACCGCAACGAAGGAGCCTCGTCCGACCAGCTCGGCTCCTTCGAAGCACTCGGAGCCGAAGCCCTGTTCGACCGGGTGCTCTACGACGGCGGCGAATTCGGCACCGGCGGTGCCATCGGTTCGGAAGACGAACTCGACTTCATCGGGATCCCCGGGCTGCTCGAACCCGATCAGGTTCACGAACTGCTGCGCACCCAACAGGCCAGGCAGGCCAAACGGAAGACCGCGGCAGGACCCCCGGAACCGGAGACGGCCACCAGCGAACTCGAACACCGGGCGATGAAGGAAGAGCGCAACCAGCTGCAGAGCCTCGTCGGCGCCTGGTCACGCCGCACCGGCACGCCGCATCAGAACGTGCACGTCGAACTGCGCAAGGCCTGCGGCGGACCGGCCGTGGCCCAGGCCACGCGCGAACAGATCCAGGCCCGGATCGCAAAGCTGCAGGGTTGGTTCGTCGGCAAGAAGTGA
- a CDS encoding flavin reductase family protein, producing MDQAHDESLTERYRELSDDIAAAVAVVSATRGSALHAITVDSFLDVSYDPPTMAVSVYSGSRMMETLEASSHFAISLLNSEQRDLSERLGASGQPLYGSLKGIDTFPAPQAGQPVLTEAIAWFELELTEVLEVATHNIVVGEVVALGAGKNAGTSRPLLRWRKGYGTIGPR from the coding sequence ATGGACCAGGCCCACGACGAATCCCTCACAGAACGCTACCGGGAACTCAGCGATGACATCGCCGCGGCCGTCGCAGTCGTCTCGGCGACCCGTGGCAGCGCACTGCACGCGATCACCGTCGATTCCTTCCTCGATGTCTCCTATGATCCGCCGACCATGGCCGTGAGTGTCTATTCCGGTTCGCGGATGATGGAGACGCTGGAGGCGAGCTCGCACTTCGCGATCTCTCTGCTGAATTCGGAGCAGCGGGACCTCTCCGAACGTCTCGGAGCCTCGGGGCAGCCGTTGTACGGCTCGCTCAAGGGCATCGACACCTTCCCTGCTCCGCAGGCCGGTCAGCCCGTGCTCACCGAGGCGATCGCCTGGTTCGAGCTCGAACTCACCGAGGTGCTCGAGGTGGCCACGCACAACATCGTCGTCGGTGAGGTGGTGGCTCTGGGTGCGGGGAAGAACGCGGGCACGAGTCGCCCCCTGCTGCGGTGGCGCAAGGGCTACGGAACCATCGGACCTCGCTGA